A window of the Thiomicrospira microaerophila genome harbors these coding sequences:
- a CDS encoding TlpA family protein disulfide reductase encodes MKSLSTKLFAGLVAILVGALVYFSISGGEKAPSMQVELKSGEQVNLNLPKKPILVNFWATSCPSCVAKMPDMAKLKEEFGDRFEILAISMDYDPKNQVDAFVRANPYPFNFIQDSDGSLSEAFGQIRLTPTTFLIAPNGNIVYRKIGDSDFEFLRQRIDQLSPQF; translated from the coding sequence TTTGCAGGCCTGGTAGCCATTCTTGTTGGCGCTTTGGTTTATTTCTCTATTTCCGGTGGAGAAAAAGCACCTTCGATGCAAGTTGAACTGAAATCTGGCGAACAGGTAAACCTTAACCTTCCCAAAAAACCGATATTGGTAAATTTTTGGGCAACCTCCTGCCCTAGCTGTGTGGCAAAAATGCCCGACATGGCAAAGCTCAAAGAAGAGTTTGGTGACCGCTTTGAAATTCTTGCGATTTCAATGGACTATGACCCTAAAAACCAAGTTGACGCTTTTGTACGCGCCAACCCCTACCCTTTTAATTTCATTCAAGACTCCGATGGTAGCTTAAGTGAAGCCTTCGGACAGATTCGCCTTACCCCAACCACCTTCTTAATCGCGCCTAACGGCAATATTGTTTACCGCAAAATTGGCGACAGTGATTTTGAGTTTTTACGCCAACGGATTGATCAACTTAGTCCACAATTTTAG